The nucleotide window CAATCTTGCGCCATGTGTGCCGTATTGCGTCAAATACAGTGGCAAAAGCAGCTGCAAATGTCGCGTGACACGCGTCCATTGTCGGTATTTCGTGGgcatcgaaaaatgaaaaatcgtCCCTCGTATATTCCCGTCTCTCGCTCTACAAAATCCCATTGCCCTTTGCTCTTCGACGCGAGGATCACCTGGACCAtgaaaaagagacagagaatttcttttttggaAATACACTCTCACGGTATGATAcctcttttgttttttaatcgCACTATTAAATATCTTCTCTACATAACTTGCATcggtttaattaaaatctttacaaGTGAAAGAGATACAAATacatgcaaaaaaaaacatacacaaatataacGAAATCCCtcgatttaaaaatcaatctgAAATCtgaagtttattataaaattgatcacATATATAGAACACCTTGCGTGCGTTCCTGATGGCGCAATAGAGCGAGAATCGGTAGATTGATTTGCGAAGAACCCCAGTGCGAGGGTGCAGGGGTTACTCTAGGTGTTCGAGCGAATTGGGGGTCGCGCAACTCGCTCCTCCCTTTTTCCCTAACGCGTGCCATCTTCGATGTAGTGGTCTGCCACTGAATTACCCCGACCGAAAGGGTTTAAATGCTCTTTTTTCCGTCTTCTGCGATAGGGTAATAATCGGAGTAGTAGGACACTCGACATTTTTCTAAGAGAAAAGtgagaaattaatatactctacatacaatcttttatctctttttttaccgTCTTTCGCGAATTAATCCGTAATAAAGTTTAAGCGATAAAGAGATTCAAgtgttaaagaaataattattcttaattattaacgaTATACTAATTTTGTTGCGTAAATATGTATAgtcacaaataatttttcaagtatataaaaagcaTTAATGTATAAGATGTGATTACAATGCGTCACGCAAAgcgcaattatttttctcatggCAAAGTcgttaaaaaaacttatcttcATTATGATGGACAACATAATCGTAACGATATCACGATCGatactttctctctcgctgAAGCTCGTTAGGAACATCTGCCGCATCCTGACTTCGTCATTACCGCGAGTGGTTCAGCCTGTGGCTGCAAAGTATCAGGACAATTTCTGTGTACTATTCTTTTCGATTGCTTTCTCGCTCTTTCTACTACGTATTTTCCAAATCCAAATATATTATCCAGTAtcgttcaattttttatgtatcggTAACATTGATGCtagatgcaaatatataaatattaatttttgttcaattattaGGTACATTCAAATGGAATATAGACTAAGATTTTTTAACAACAACAATTTTAGTCcacattttaattgaatatatacttattgttaataatatttatttagatagtGCTTTCAAAtgttccatatatatatatatatataatagaataaaatagaataaaatagaataaaatagttagattttacatattagaaaaaagaaattatttcgtGAAACGAATCATGTACCTTAAaagtatagaaaaattttactctAGAGAGCAGGCCAAAAATTCGGGACAGCTGTCAGCAGACTGAACTAGAAAATTCACAAAAAAGAATCGTGTCGTTGACCGCTGATTTTGGGGACGTTACCTGCAACTTTGGCCGCGCGTGAACCCGCAAAATCTTCTAGGATTAAGTATTAcctacaatattttttctcgtgtCCGTGTGATAAGGAGATACGCGACTCGCGATAGTGTCGACTAAAagagataattgaaaaaaattattcgtgtAAAGGAAATGCGTGCCGCGTACGCAAACAAGTACTATTCAACGATAAAAATTCCATTTAGTAATCtaagaaaagttatataatttttttttacgcctTTTATCTAGCGCTTATTTGTGCCGGGTTTTAAGttattgacattttaatatttacatttttttccttattgattaaatattattttctgcttCATCGCATGTTTATGTATCCGCTTTGCGTAtctagtttaaatatatttcaaagatatctttatttttcattttaacgaTACAATGATGATATATAACCAAATTACGATTacgatgtaaaaatatagataaaagaaatataaaacatgtaacgagagagagagagagagagagagggagaaagattTTACGTAGATTCATCGTGTGCCACGTGCTCGTAGTACGTCGCCAAGTTTGCCATCGATCGTCCTCTGCACGCGGTCTTTCGCGAGTCCCGTCGCGGCACGTCGCAGGAGGCCGTCTGTACGTACATGCGTACATGAgtgcgtgcgtgtatgtgcgggcgcgcgcgcgcgccccgAGCACGCACTTACGCACGATCGACGCGGATCGTTCGCTCGTTGTGCGTGGCGCGCTTCGTTGCCATGACGACCGGTGGCAGTGGCACGCATTGATCGCAGACtcccgctcgctcgctcggcGGTGCGTGGACTGTGGAGTCGAGTGCGTAGAGACGCGACGGAGAAAGGAGAGGAGAATACGCACACACGAATGCATATACGggcgcacgcacgcatatgcacgcacgcatatgcacgcacgcatatgcacgcacgcactcacgcacgcatgcacgtacgcacgcacgcacgcggaGAGGCAGGCACCGGGGATAATGCGCGTACGAAGCGGACACGTCGGGCTTCCTCGCTACCGAGGCTTTCTTTCGTGTTTTATAACGACGATTTAGAGCGTCCGTTTAGACTGTCATTATTTTCACCTCTCGTTACAAAGcagtgataattattaaatcccGGCATCATGGATtcatgtgaaaaaaattaaatacatattattattaaatatctctcggatctattaatattttgcttttaattctcagattattttatttttgctcctGCTTACAGATATTTCTAGTTGAACTGAcgttatagtaaaaatatgagaCTCGTGTACTTCATTTTGCCGgagttttctataaatagtgagaataaaataatagaataaagatTCTTAACGAAATGTATTCTCTGTGACATTTAATACGTTTCCGGTTTCGATTTAAAGCGAAACAGAATCTAAAACTCGGAGAGTTTTTTCCTATAAAGATATACAATTCGAGGTAATAAAATCGCGTCGTCGCGATTTGCCGCGCGGTGTTGGTCGGGCAAAAGCGGCAATGGATGAACGAAAGGGTTAGCTTCGAGATTAAAAGGAAGTCACCCCCTGCTCCTCCCTTCTCATCTCTCCATCAATCACAATTAtatcctctctctcccctGCTATCGTTCATAATTACTGCTCGTGACTTTATCCCGGCGCTCGAAGCTGCTGGTCGACCGGCTCGGTGTAgcgcgagaaaaaaagaggaaggaGAGAGGAGATGGACGTTCAGAGCGAGACGAAAAGAACGCAATCGACTTTTGGCGCAGAGATTGCTGTAAAACTCTCTGCTCTTGCGGGGGTGGGATTTCTCGAGGAGAAAAAAGTTTCGAACCCTCCGGCCGTGGTCCCAATCTCGTCGGTCGCGGAAACGGAAACAAAGCCGttatctcttaaaaaaaaaaaaaaaaaaaaaaaaaaaaaaaaaagtttacacaCCACGCTATTTCGAatctgcaaaatttttctaccgtataagatgtacaatatataaaaatcgacaaaatatatatatatatatatatatatgtatgtatatttttcttcttcgtaACACGCCGTTGAAGCGCGCATATGTGTCCCATATCAGTTCACGTTCAGTAAATAATGTCATGGTATTCGATGACGCAGGGCACTCGCGTGCACGGTGCATTAAACGCTACTGATGGAGACTTACGTcacactaaaaaaaattgttatcaaGTAATCAAGGTCgcttttttatgcaaaagttcgcgtggaaaaaaaatatcataggTAAAGTCTGTGCCGTCAGCGTTGACCTTACgcacatttttttacacatgatAAACTCGATTCCGTTCATGTGGTTAGGTGTATTTTCACCGACTGACTATTGCGTCGAATAAATAGACGACGGCGCCTATCGATTGAGCGAAATTGTTTGTGATTGATAATGTCAATCGCTCTGTAAGATTTTACGATGAATCGAGACCGCGTCGCAAACTTGACCTATCTGACCGCGACGTTTATAGGATAGCATGGAAACGGAAATGGGTCAGACGGATTTTAATACAAGACGCGTACAATTTCGACATGTTACGCGTAAATCAGAGAGTTTACGAAATCTTCCACAAGATtaatagcatatatatatatatacataacactTTTGATTGTGTATtcgattcatttttataaataaatccagTCTTGTTTGTGGCCCATGTGCTTCGCTCGTCATCTTGCGACTGGAGATCAAAGGTGGTCAGGCTTCCTCTTCCTGAAACGTGACATCTGGATGCCGTGAATCGACTCGGAATCTCGATTTAATCTCGTGGAGACTCCAGATGCGAAGCAAACTGCAGTAAATGCGGCATAAACTTGATCGCGCGATACCATttggtattttattttacaaaaatatccgAATATACTTTCGTAGTTAAGTTGATTATAATAGATTGCAAAACAGAATTTTTcgtttacttaaaaaaaattattggtaattaagaaattttcttaattaatatattatcctTCGCTTCTCGcgtatatgatatatgtacgCTATATCGCAGGACGACCTCGCTTCTCTGTGGAAAGCCCCTTCGTCCGTCGTTCAACTCGCACACGCTTACACGCGTGCATATAAACGGAAACCCTTCAAGTAGCCTACCATCCACCTCATGTGTACAGACACTTCTGCCACGCACGAGTGGAGGGAACCGCGTAAGGTACAAGTGCACGCGTATAGGCATCGTGTAGGTGCACTTACGTTCGCCTAGAATTCACCCCTCTTTCCGCTGGACACGCAGGGATGTTGAGGGGGATACGGGGCGGTTCTCGAGCGGGTACGAGCTGTGGGTGCGTGCGAGAGAGCGCGTTTCTCCAAGCGGAACGGAATCTATAGCGGGAGCTCGCACACAAATCCGGGGCgcgttaaatgttttttttttctcttagaaACGCGCGTTTCAGCGACTGCTTTgtgctataaaataaaaaaaaaaaaatatatatatatatatatatataggcaaATAACTTGTCAAGTGTGTCAGACcgacgttaaatatttatatatacgtggAATTTCAATTGTGTGAAAATTATGACATTTACATTATACTGACACtatatgtattaaactttgcTAGCTCACAAAATTCGTCGAGAAATGGCGCGAAAAAGGGTGTCGCGTTGCCCTGCAACATTTCTGCGGGACTTGCGCGTGTCTGACCTCCAGTTCCTCCCCCGTTATCCCTCTCCTCACCCGTCACCCGGCCTTCATCCCTCTTTTCGAGTTTGTCTGTCCTTTCTCGACAATGTAGTAGTAACGAAATCGAgagcttttattttatgcttcTCGATCCCTTCCGCATTCCTCGAACATCCAGTATAGCCACCTTCTTGATAAGGTGTCACGATTAGAACCGCGATGTCGTGCTTCACGCAATATTATGCTAGCAAAAGACCTGATAAATTATTCAGTAAGATAAGCTCTCCGATAGCAATTGCCTATTTTAcctaatttcaaataataatttctttcaaagaTTTATAGATACCTTTCTtatgacaataataattttatatttttccatgaaattattttacgcagcaagaacttttttttctccgttttatagtttttacataatattaaaataattaatgtcaataaatgtcattttttaaatagattgtgTTTGTCACTCATCTATATGTAAAtagtatacataaaaatcttcctttaagcaatatatatatatatacacacacgcaaagttttctctgtctctcttcaCCTTCATTGACAACAAAATTGTCTAGTGAATGCAGAAATAAACTTAATCATGATAGTTCAAGTATTGGTCgaaatagttaaattaaattcttatacaCGCACACGTGCACACATACCTAAATacattaaagataatattaattaaaaattatataattaaaaactgatGATATTCatgacattaatttaaaagtatctATGCGGCCTGTCCTTGTAGTAATTGTGAGCAAATCGTAatcataaaagtaaataagaaaACAGGTTTGACGTTTAATAGTTCAGTCACAATAAAGTAAAGAGGTTCGCTTAATGTCATGTACATTTAATGCTGAATGAGTAAGTAAGTAGATATGAAATATCATATGATGGAATAATAGCGACATCTTtcattgaaaagaaattttccctatttttaattaacaaacgcATTTTAAATGTTCCGCGTttgaaaattaacatttttacagaTGAATTCACGTCGCCTGATTGgttctatattataattgttattgcaATAAGTAAACTACATATGTCGACAATCCTTATCCGCATCTACTTTAACACCGCTGGTAATGTACATTGAGTTGAGACTTGTTCGGGTAAGCATCGTCGTTCCTAGAACGCTACATTATCGGTACCTACCTTAAACGCTGATGCGAAGCGCACTCTGCGTTACGGAACGTCAAATTATAATCATGAAGAGGACAATAACTATGTTTAATAGTTTACTCTTGAAAATAATccttaaattcattaaatgtGACACAGTTTGTTGttgtatattcaataatttggTATGATCTGGCATGAGCAACCGTGTGGAAACCAGAACACGTCGGTGTAAAGTCGATTCCCGCTTCCCTCGAGCGCAATTAGTCTTTTTTGCACGAATTGTTGTTGACAATTACTTCTGTATCCTTCCGGAATCGAACATATACCGTTGCattcattatttctaaaaaaaaaataataagaaatatatcttcTGCTAATTgcgttcttttttaaatttaaaaataaaaatatcgttcaAATGTGTCATAGATTTTATCTTAGAAATCGTTAGAAGATGAAATTTCTAgactcaaatataatattaaaaatccaaataaatatatgagatTTCAACATTTTGATATACTTACAAACACCTTTCGCTTTTGACCAACTGCGTATATTTATTCTGCCCCGGAAGATTAACAACATACATCCAGTTGCCTTGATTGTTTAGAGCGGCCTTGGGAGCGATATACTGCGCTTGTGTAGGGCATAGAGGGATAGCATCCGGATTTGACTGTCTTTTAACACGATCGTCCTTAAGTTTTGCGTATCCCAACAAAGGATTCACGTTATAAGTTCGTGGCGTTATTTTGTCACTTCGTGAAtatctgtttttaattttaaaaaaatgtattatcgatatatatcaaatatgaaggagaattttttctcaatggCAATTACCTGTTCGCCAACCATGACTGATTCAGTCTAAATAAGGATTCTTGTGGATAATTATGATCAACCTGTCGTGGGATATTTTGATGATACTTCAGAGTTACTTCCGGAAGGAAAGGGTTTCTCTGCGATTGCGGAGGCgcagaatatttataactgcaaaatataatgaattgaaaatctaattaagaatttagaattatgagacgattaaataattaaataatttttttattatgtcttACCCGTTGTAACGGCTACTATTTGACGGAGGTCCGTACATCGAAGTCGGTTGTTCTGTTAATTGCGTGTATAATCGATATACATTATCCTGTCGTGGATAGTTATAGCCTTGACTGTAATCCGGACGGGAACTtgcaaatgataaaaaaacatactaataataatcaaattaaatgatcaattgtattacaaataattctattatattaccgcatttaataaataatagaaattttacgaGAAGCtcctcatatttatatttaaatttttttatgcggATAAGTTTCTTTTTATCGCTTATGTATATTTCACGGTATTTCAATACTGAAAATTACCTGTAAGAATTGAAGTCATCGTGAGATTCGTCTCGCAACGCGGTGCTAAAGTCAAAGCTGCATTTGTCGACGAGAAATTTGATGAGTtgtctaaaaaaaagagaaagaaaaaaatcccTTATATCTCTTGAAGATGTAATACAATGtgttgacaaaaaattataatgcgtTTTCTCTCGGGGATTAAATTCGATCTTTGACTCGCTGTCGAGATCTTTCTGCAA belongs to Anoplolepis gracilipes chromosome 4, ASM4749672v1, whole genome shotgun sequence and includes:
- the Spz5 gene encoding protein spaetzle 5, which produces MTSDGASGISGASLVHLRSFFLMVTRGEPCTEYGCPGRPQYQPFVPAPPGHTPSCAPPGQTFCETLDHYPRQLIKFLVDKCSFDFSTALRDESHDDFNSYSSRPDYSQGYNYPRQDNVYRLYTQLTEQPTSMYGPPSNSSRYNGYKYSAPPQSQRNPFLPEVTLKYHQNIPRQVDHNYPQESLFRLNQSWLANRYSRSDKITPRTYNVNPLLGYAKLKDDRVKRQSNPDAIPLCPTQAQYIAPKAALNNQGNWMYVVNLPGQNKYTQLVKSERCLNNECNGICSIPEGYRSNCQQQFVQKRLIALEGSGNRLYTDVFWFPHGCSCQIIPNY